In Mustela nigripes isolate SB6536 chromosome 9, MUSNIG.SB6536, whole genome shotgun sequence, the sequence gcacaGATCCTGGCCTCCGAGGCGGAAAAGGCTGAACAAATAAATCAGGCAGCAGGTCTGCAGAGGGTAGAGGCTGAGGGAGGAGCAGGGTGTGGATCTTTGAGGGTTGGTGCTGTGACAGGAGCTTTGATGTACCCTGACCTCATGAGTAAAgctgtgtctcttctcttccagGGGAGGCCAGTGCAGTTCTGGCCAAGGCCAAAGCTAAGGCTGAAGCTATTCGGATCCTGGCTGCAGCTCTGACACAACATGTAAGAGGCCCCAGGTTGGGAGTCGGGGACAGGAATTGACACTGGAAGAGGTTTTCTCATCTACCCTTGGGATAAGTTCCTGCCTTTGTGTGTTCCATTGAGCCAGATTACATGATCTCTTGTATTGTGATCTGCATTGTGATCTGATATTTTTTTCAGGAGTCCgacttcttttttctcccctcccctctacgTACCCTCTGTCCCCAATCCCTTGTCCGAGTCTGtgatctgtgtttttttttttcccttctatggCTACAGAATGGAGATGCAGCAGCCTCACTGACTGTGGCTGAGCAGTATGTCAGTGCGTTCTCCAAACTGGCTAAGGACTCCAACACTATTCTGCTGCCCTCCAACCCTGGTGATGTCACCAGTATGGTGGCCCAGGTTAGAGTGCCCCGAGGACTCAGCACAACACCAATGCCAGAAACTGAGaccccaccatcaccatcacaaCTTATACACCGTGGAGGCTTTTGGAGTTCCATGAGACCTGGACCTCCTGTTAGACTCTGTAGAGAATAAATCTCTAAGAATGAAACACTTTCCTCACCCTTGTAGATAGGGGAAGGGGAGCTCTTGAGACATCTCTTTTTTTGGCAGATACTTACACCATTATTTTGAGGGTGACCCTGTTTTGACAGCTTATAAGATTCCTAGAATCAGCTCAAAAGTTTGagtcttgagagagagaaagggaaaacaacCATATTGGGCCCAGCCCCACTTTCTTTGTAGTCATTGGTGGGTTGGGATGTGCCTTCTCTCATGTGTCCTCATggctctctctttgtccctcttcttAGGCCATGGGTGTATATGGGGCCCTCACCAAAGCCCCCGTGCCAGGGGCCAAGGACTCAGTCTCCAGCGGGAGCAGCAGAGATGTCCAGGGCACAGATGGAAGTCTTGATGAGGAATTTGATCGAGTCAAACTGAGTTAATGGAGCTGGGCTTGGCCAgggaggctggggacagggaaACAGTACTCCCAGACTCTGGTTCTAGCTTCCCTGCcaagattttgttattatttttttatttgaactttAATCATGTAATAAACTTGCCAGTGGCAAACCAGAAACTGTCTTCTTTGATTGGGGAATGAAGTTGGGAAAAAATCACCATTGTTTTCCATGGATGTCTGCTTCCATCCTCCAGGCCTCTCAGGTCTAGGAAGCTGATTCCTCCATGAGTAAGAATGAACTTCGTGTAGATAAAATCATCCTATCTTTAGGAAAAGCTTTGGGATAGGGTGGAAGGATTAAGCCACAGGTCTACTAAACTGCCAGCTGGGGAGTGTAGTTCCTCCTGCTAACTATGGGGATGTGAATTTGAGCAGGTGTTTGGGGgattggtttcattttgttttaagtaagctctatacccaatgtgggactagaactcacaaccccaagataaaAAGTCACctgcttggggcacctgtgtgactcagtccttcaagtgtctgccttcagctcagttcatgatcccagggtcctgggatccagccctgcattgggttccctgctcatcggggagtctggttatacctctccttctgtccctccccttgcttgtatacatatgtgtgctCTCCtaagctctctcaaataaataaaaccttaaaaaaaaaaaagattatttcacaTGCTGGATTCCTCTGCTCCACCAACTGACCCATCCAGCAGGTGCCCctggggggattttttttttatgggaggCAGAACTATGCTGGCAGGACAGTCTTGCTGAATGCTTAAAGAGTTTTCCGGAACTGAAGATACTTATTCCTTCAAAAATTTCATGATTTCTACCATAGGCCAACCTCAGTCCTAGACATAGTTTACAAAAGCAGTTTAGACCCACCCAGTGGTTCTTGTTTTCACAGACTCAAGTTGggcagggaagacagacaagGAAATAGATACAAAGTGATAAGTGCTAGGATAGGAGAAGGTTCTGGTGCGAGCAACAGGGCTGCCAACTCTGCCATTGAGCTCAGGCTGGAAAAATTAATGCCTTCACCAGGCTAGGGTTTGGGAATATGCGGAGGCCCACAGTTCCAGAGAAGTTGGAACATTCAGAGTTTGCTAAGGCTGAAGGGTGGGATGTTAGGGTGTGTAACTGTGTGGCAAGGTCCACAGCACAAGGAGATAGAATACGAAGAATTTGGACTTCAGCCTTAGGATAGGGAGGGAGCcatgaaggttttcttttttcccttcctgaatTCTTTTAGGAAGATTAAGGTAGTCATATTAGTGCTTTAGATACAACTGACCTGGTACAATGTGGGCAGGGTATTTGAAGATGAAATGGGAGGCAGAAAGACAGTAGGAAGGCGGCCTCAACAATCCTGGAAGGGATGATGAGGCCTGAACTGAAGTAAGGACCCATTGGGATGGAGGTGAAGGGATGACATTCTTCAACATTTGTCTGAATTAGAACTTACTCATTTAACTATTTGATAACTATTGAACCCCAAAATACATGCCAGGCACTAAGGATATATAATAATGAAGAACTAAATTCCCTGCTctcaatgagagagaaaaaagggttttttttcttttaagattttatttttattttatttataacatttaatttttaattaatgtctATACCCAACTTGGGACCCAAACTTAAAATTGCGAGATCAAGTCACAAGCTCTACCGACTTGAGCCAGTCAGATATCCCTCaataagttttaatttctatttggaAGGGACAAATCATTAATAAGATGTTTAGTGAGTTGTgctacagaagaaaaagaaggaaggtgggagaggAGGCTGTAATCTGTAACATTATGTTCCTGGAAACCTCTGGAAGTTATATTTGAGCTAGATATGGAGATGAGGGGAAGACCTATTTGAGCACCTGGGAGTAAACCTGGAGATTCTAAATGTGACTGTGGTAAGGCCATTGTAACTGGAAGagcaaaagttaaaatttaaaagttaaaaataaaaagcaaaaaaaattaaaatagatggAACAAACTTAAGCAAGCAAAGAAGTGGCAACTAGATAAATCAGAGAGGGAAGCCAGAGCTGGCATGAAGACTTGTAGGACCATGCAGGACTACAAGAACTTGGGCTTTACTGTGAAATCTGAAACCAATGGAGAGGGCTTTTGTTTATAACAGTAGCtttatggaggggcacctgggtggctcagttggttaaaagtccgcctttggctcaggtcatgatcctggggttctggtatggagtcttgggattgagccctcattGAGCcccctgggaagcctgcttctccctctccttcttgcttgtgctctcattatctctgtctctctcactctcaaataaatatttttttaaaaagtagctttctgggggtgcctgggtggctcagtgggtttaggcctctgccttgggctcaggtcatgatcccggggttctgggatcgagccccgcgtcgggctctctgctctgcagggagcctgcttcctcccttctctctctgcctgcttgtgatctctctctctctctctgtcaaactgtcaaatgaaatctttaaaaaaaaaaaaaaagtagctttcTAAAAAGATATGGTACAtctatacaacggaatattacacctccatcagaaagattgaatacacaacttttctatcaacatgaatgggactggaggagattatgctgagtgaaataaatcaagcagagaaagtcaattgtcatacggtttcacttgtggagcataaggaataacatgaaggacattgggagaaggaaaggaaaagtgaattgggggaaatcagagggggagttGAAGCATGAGAGaatgtggattctgagaaacaaactgagggttttggaggagagggaggtgggggggggggttgggtgagcctagtggtggatattaaggagggcacatatttcacggaacactgggtgtggtgcataaacaataaatcttggaacactgaaaaaataaaatgttttttaagagtaACTTTCTTGAGATGTAAATTCACATAacattcacccatttaaagtataaatCAGTGATTTGTAGtgtattcagagttgtgcaaccattacattttagaacattttcatcatctctcCTCCATCCCTACTACACCACCAAAACCCTGtactcattagcagtcactcctctcttcccccagttGTAGGAAAACACTAATGTACTGTCTCTGTAGCTTTTTGTattcatgtaaatggaataatataaaatgctattttgtgattggcttcttaGTAAGTTTCATCCATGTAATAACAGGTAGCAGTACTCCGTTactttttatggcagaataatatttttttaaaagattttttatttatttatttgagagagagacagtgagagagagcatgagcgagaagaaggtcagagggagaagcagactccccatggagccgggagcctgatgtgggactcgatcccgggactccgggatcatgacctgagccgaagacagtcgtccaaccaaccgagccacccaggcgtcccggcagaataatattctattgtatgatATAGTATATCATACAatatctgtctatctgtctattGGTGGAAggccatttgggttgttttgCTATGAACTGTCaagtgcaagtttttgtgtggacatatgcttttcatttctctcgGATGTATGTCTAGGAGTCAAACTGCTGGGGAGTAtggtaactctatatttaaccttttgaagaactgccagactgttttccaaagcaccattttacaatcccaAAATCAGTGAGTGAGGGttcaaatttctccacatccattgccagtactcattttttttcctttctattacAGCCATCCTAGtgagtatgaagtggtatctctaGTATTCCCCTGATGCttaatgatgttgggcatcttttcctATGTTAATTGGTGCAATGttaatgtgtatattttctttggaaaaaagtcagATCTTTtgcctatatttatttattctttaaaaacatgcttgtgttttaaaagtttatttattttgggacacctgggtggctcagttggttaagtggctcaggtcatgatcccagggtccagggactgagcctgcatcgggctccttgctcagcgaggagcctgttctccctctgcctctgcctgccactctatctgtgtgtactctctctctctttctctgacaaataaataaaatcttttaaaaaattatttaagtaatatctacaccaaacgtggctcaaactcacaaccccaagatcaaaagttgcctgctcttctgcctgagccaaccaggcgcccctcctttgcccatttaaaaatcttatatggGTGCCTGGagggcacagtgggttaagcttctgccttcggctcaggtcatgatctcagggtcctgggatagagcctcacatggagccccacatcctgctctctgctcagcagggagcctgcttccctctctccctctgcctgtctttctgcctacttgtgatctctctctgtcaaataaataaaatcttgtaaaattttatgtatgtatttatttatttatttattttaaagcggGAGTCTTTGtccgatgtgaggcttgaactcacgacctcaagattaagagttgcatgctctagcGACTGAGCCCGTCGGTTGCCACAcgtttgcccatttttaaattgggagtattttttaaattactaaattgGAAGATACAGTGAAAATACATGAAGAGGGGGAATAATAAAATCTATCAGTTGGTGTCAGCtaagcaaaaaggagaaaatagttaTCCCTACTTTACGGATGAAGTAATGCCCAATAATGCCAGCGAGTGGCAGAGCTAAGATTCATGCTAAGTTTGATTCCAAAAGGACAGTTCTTAGCCTTAATCAAGAATGACCAGTGCTTCCCTGAGCTCTTCTAGCTTAGCTCCCTGCTCCTAATTCTCTTGAACTTCTATGATCTCTCATCAAATTCTCCTCCTGGGGCCGGTCCGGCGCTCCCTGCCGAACTTCTTCGGAGGCGCCGGCAGATGGCGCTGAGGGCCCCCGCGGGCCGCTCTGTCCGGCGTGCGCTTGTCTGTGGTGCCAGTGGGCAGGCGTTGCTGCTGCGCTTCCGGGCATCGTTCAAGGTGAGCCAGGGTCTTCGAGAATCTACTCGCTCTTCCTACTGGTCACTCCCCTTTTCCAAAGGGACCCATCCCCCGCAGCTCGCAACCTAGTGTTCTAAGTACCGAAGCCACGGCGCCCAGGAGAAGTCTGGGTAGCCACCAGATGAAGCAGAGTCGTCCGGATGTGTGGGTCCCGGCGAGGCCCAACAAGCCCTAGACCCTGTGACTCTGGTTTGCTGCGCGGGGTAGGTTGCCACTCCGGTCTCCTGGCGAGACTGGCCATCCGGAAGCTGAGCGTGACTCCTCCCCTTGGTCCTCTTGGTCCCCACCAGGCGGCGCCGTCAGTCCCGCCCGGGTTACCCTGCGGTTGCAAGCCCTGGCCACCCCAGGGGTTTTGAGATTGGCAAGGAGAGAGGTGAAGAAATGAGCTGTCAGAGAGCTTTCTACCAGTAGGAATAAGTTTCCCTCGTGGACTGTGCGTTTCATCGTTAGACTCTCTTGGAGTACATGTGCAAATCCCTAGCTCCACCCCCAAAGATCCTGATTAAGtagatctggggtggggcctggaaaTCAGCATTTTAAACAACTGCTCCAGGTTGATGCCCATAGTCTGCGGATCTCATCTTTGGAAACACTGGTATAACTGATGGAGAGGAACATTGCGTTGGGTTGGCTATGGGGCTGTTTATCCTCCGGAAGGCTTCCAAGAGGAAGtgatttttgctttgctttgtattGAGGCACCAGAATATACATTACCCTACAGTGATGAATTCCTTCCCCGCTACCAGCAGGATGCAGAAGATCTCAGTGCTGCTCTTCCTGGCCTGGGTCTGCTTCCTCTTCTACGCCGGCATTGCTCTCTTCACCAGTGGCTTCCTGCTTACCCGTTTGGAACTCACCAACCATAGCAGCTGCCAAGAGCCCCCAGGCCCTGGGTCCCTGCCATGGGGGAGCCAAGGGAAGCCTGGGGCCTGCTGGATGGCTTCTCGATTCTCTCGGCTTGTGTTGGTGCTGATAGATGCTCTGAGATTTGACTTTGCCCATCCCCAGCGCTCCCACGGTCCTGGAGagcctcctgtctctctgcccttcctgggcAAATTGGACTCCTTGCAAAGGATCCTGGAGATTCAGCCCCACCATGCCAGGCTCTACCAATCTAAGGCTgatccccccaccaccaccatgcaGCGCCTGAAGGCCCTCACCACAGGCTCACTGCCTACCTTTATCGATGCTGGCAGTAACTTTGCCAGCTATGCCATAGTGGAAGACAATCTCATTAAGCAGCTCGCCAGTGCAGGTTAGTCTGGGCCCCTTTGGAAGCCAGAATACCTTACCATATTTTCTCTTTAGAGGTCAGAGAGCCAGAACTTTGGGTGCTCAACTGCATGCTAGACTGCTGTGCAaggacaggggaagagagggaccAGAGCCCTGCATGCAAGTGCAGGTGTGGGCTTTTTCGTTCTGGAGTTTATAATCTGCATGGAGTGTTGGTTTTACTTTTGGGGAGCTTTCAGTAAGAGGCAGTAGAGCAATGAAGAGGAGACGATGTGAGTCTGATATTCTCACAAGTGTGGAGGAAAGTGTAGAGGGTGCCATACCTTGTCCACTCACTGACTTGGAAAAAGCAGCATATACCCAGGAAAAACAGAGTAGCAAAAATAGCTAGGGATTGAGAACTAGCAGAGCCTTTTGTAGAAACAAGGAGTGAGAAGTCTGGTTACTGGGGAAAGTATGGTTATCAGGGGAAGCTTCATAGCAGAAAATTTTAGGCCTTGAAGGATAAAGAGTTGCTGGGTGAAATTGCTGGTTGAGATTTCTGAGACATCTATAAAGGGcatcctcttctctttccctctgccttgacTCTTGCTTAGGTTGTGACCCACTCTCATGTCCCTGCAGGAAGGCGTGTGGTCTTCATGGGAGATGATACCTGGAAAGATCTTTTCCCTGGAGCTTTCTCCCAAGCTTTCTTCTTCCCATCCTTCAATGTCAGAGACCTGCACACAGTGGACAATGGCATCCTGGAACACCTGTATCCAACCAGTGAGCATGGGGCCAGAGGCAGGCCTAAgactgggagctggggagggtTACTTCAGGTCACAAATTCTGAGCTTCCCGTGGGTACAGTGGCCTGGGATTGTGTCCCTTCACATAGTGTCAGAACTTGGCTGGGGTTGAGGAGTGGGCCTTAGTCCCCTGTGCTTAGTGTTTTTCCTTTCACAGTGGACAGTGGTAAATGGGATATGCTGATTGCTCACTTCCTGGGTGTGGATCACTGTGGCCACAAGTATGGCCCTCACCACCCTGAAATGGCCAAGAAACTTAGCCAAATGGACCAGGTGATCCAGTGAGTGTGGGATATTGGCTGGGGGAATGGGTTTGTGTCTGAGAATCTTAGGATATATTGACCCAAGAGAAAAAGTCTTTATCTTGGAGCCTCTTTCCTTGCTGAATTCTGCCTTTTCTAGGCATTTTTCTGAAGCTAGGGGCCTCATCCATCTTGAGTAACTCAGCATGCGGCTTTGGGAAGTAGGGTCATGACTGAAGAGGTATCTCTTTGCCAAAAGTCTAGGCCCTCCTAATGGAAGTTATGGTGGCGGGGAATGATCTCCTAGGaaaatctttatccattcctaCCTCCTGATGTATTTCTTGGCCCTCAGGGGACTTGTGGAGCGTCTGGAAAATGACACACTGCTGGTTGTGATTGGGGACCATGGGATGACCATGACTGGGGACCATGGAGGAGACAGTGAGCTGGAGATCTCTGCTGCACTTTTTCTGTACAGTCCCAAAGCCCTCTTTCCTGGTGCCCCCCCAGAGGTGAGGCCTGGGGTGTTCTTTGTCTGGTCTCTTGGTATTCAGTTGAATTATGATCACAGCATTCTTGTGGCTCTCTCCATTTTTGGCTCTCAAATTCATGACTCTGGGCATCCCCCACTCATTTCCTACTGAGGTCCCTATGTCTTCCATCCCAAATCCTGATCTCAGCTCTGTGGTGAACCCATTGgcccctctccttttcctctaggAGCCAGAGATAGTTCCTCAAATCAGCCTTGTTCCTACGCTGGCCCTGCTGCTGGGCCTGCCCATTCCGTTTGGGAACATTGGGGAGGTGATGGCTGAGCTGTTCTCAGAGGTTGAAGATGCCCAGCCTCACTCCTCTGCTCTGGCCCAAGCCTCAGCTCTCCATCTCAATGCCCAGCAGGTAGGTGATGGACTAGGGTGGGCATAGGAGAAGCATAATGATCACTTGTTGTCATTTGTTCAGTCTTAATCCCACCTTCCATAGCCAtgtcctccttccctcccttcccccctgtTCCAGACAGAGTTCAGGTCCCTGATTTCCAGataccccctttttttttttttttaaagatcttatttatttatttgacagagagaaatcacaagtaggcagagaggcaggcagagagagagaggaggaagcaggctccctgctgagcagagagcccgatgcgggactcgatccaggaccctgagatcatgacctgagccgaaggcagtggcttaaccactgagccacccaggcgccctccagatACCCCTTTTGATAACAGCTATCTTTGCCTCTGTCCTGGTTGATATCTCTGATGTTTTCCCCTTGGTCTCTGACCATTTTTGCCAGGTATCCCGATTTCTTCACGCCTACTCAGCTGCTTCTCAGGACCTTCAAATTACGGAGCTTCATCGGCTGCAGAACCTTTTCTCCAATGCCTCTGCTGACTACCAGCGGCTTCTGCAGAGCCCCCAGGGGGCTGAGGCAGCACTACAGACTGTGATTACTGAGCTGCAGCAGTTCCTGCGGGGAGTTCGGGCCATGTGCATTCAGTCTTGGGCTCGTTTCTCTCTGGGTCGCATGGCCGGGGGTGCTGCTCTCATGGCCGCTGCCTGCTTTCTTTGTCTGCTGGTATCCCAGTGGGCGACATCCCCAGGCTTCTGCTTCCACCCCTTCCTCCTAATACCTATGGCCTGTGGTCTGGCTGGTACCATAGTGTGTGCTGGACTCCTGACAACTACTGGGCTGAGGCTGGATCCAGTGGTCCTAGGGGCTATGGCTGCAGTGGGCTCACTCCTGCCTTTTCTGTGGAAAGCATGGGCTGGCTGGGGGTCCAAGAGGCCCCTGGAAGCCCTACTTCCCATCCCTGGGCCTGTCTTATTATTCCTGCTCATTCGTTTTGCTGCTTTCTTCTCTGATAGCTTTGTTGTAGCTGAGGCGAGGGCCACCCCCTTCCTTTTGGGTTCCCTCATCTTGCTCCTGATTGCCCAGCTTCACTGGGAGGGCAAGTTGCTCCCACCTAAGCTGCTCACAATGCCCCGCCTTTGTTTTCCGGCCTCCACGGGCCCTCCCCGACACAGTGGTACTTATGCCCTGGGACTTGGAGTAGGGTTGCTTTTATGTATAAGGCTAGCTGGGCTTTTTCATCGCTGCCCTGAAGAGACACCTGCTTGCCGTTCCTCTCCCTGGCTGAGTCCCTTGGCATCCATGGTGGGTGGTCGAGCCAAGAATCTGTGGTATGGAGCTTGTGTGGGGGCTTTGGTAGCCCTGTTAGCTGTTGTGCGCCTATGGCTTCGCCGCTATAGCAATCTCAAGAGTCCTGAGCCCTCTGTGCTCTTTGTGCGCTGGGGGCTGCCCCTAATGGTACTGGGCACTGCTGCCTACTGGGCGCTGGCGTCGGGGGCTGATGAAGCACCCCCACGTCTCCGGGCCTTGGTTGCTGGGGCATCAGTTGTGCTGCCTAGGGCTGTGGCCGTGTTGGCCGCTTCAGGGCTCATGCTGCTGCTCTGGAGGCCTGTGACAGTGCTAGTAAAGGCTACGACAGGAGCCCCAAGGACCAGGACTGTCCTCACTCCCTTCTCAGGCCCGCCCATTTCTCAGGCTGACTTGGATTATGTGGTACCTCAGATCTATCGACACATGCAAGAGGAGTTCCGGGGCCGGCTAGAGAGGACCAGATCCCGGGGCCCCCTGACTGTGGCGGCCTATCAGTTGGGGAGTGTCTACTCAGCTGCTATGGTCACGGCACTCACCCTCTTGGCCTTCCCACTTCTGCTATTGCATGCAGAGCGCGTTAGCCTGGTGTTCCTGCTTCTGTTTCTGCAGAGCTTCCTTCTCCTGCATCTGCTTGCTGCTGGGATACCCATCACCACCCCTGGTAAATACGTTTCTCAGCCCTTATTCCTCCAAGGACAGTAGTGATGTGACTTCAGCCTCGCTTGTTTTCAGGGAGGTGTTGCTCCTCAGATTCTTCACAAAGTTGGGATGGTCTTCCTGGTGTAGCCAAGCTAACTGATCCCTGCCACTGGCTCTCAGCAAGGCTCATGAAGGAGGGAGAGACATGAGTACTCTAAGATTCATTTCTTAGTGGAAATGCTGCACCTTCATGGAGTTCATTTCCTGATTTTCCAGTAATGGGAGTGGGGAATTACAAGTGTGTAAAGTCATAGTGAGCTGTttgtatatgagagagagagagagagagagagatggaacacaGTTCAGATTAGAGAAATGGAGGCTTAGTGCCAAAGAGGGAATTAGAATAGCAGAGTGTTGCATGTAAGGAGGTCGGGGTGAGGGGCATTGTATGTGTGCAGCACTGAAGCAGTAGGAGGATCTGACTGCCAGGCAGTAGGCTATGGATTAGGGAATGGGATGTGACTGTGAAGAGGTTTCTGTCTTCCCCCAGGTCCTTTTACTGTGCCATGGCAGGCAGTCTCTGCTTGGGCCCTCATGGCCACGCAGAGCTTCTACTCCATGGGCCACCAGCCTGTCTTTCCAGCCATTCATTGGCACGCAGCCTTCGTGGGATTCCCAGAGGGTCATGGCTCCTCCACCTGGCTGCCTGCTCTGCTGGTGGGAGCCAACACCTTTGCCTCCCATCTCCTCTTTGCAGGTACTTTATTCCTCCGTTGCTTCCATTGTTTACCCTGACTTTCTGGAGAGAAAGGAGACCCCTGGATTTGAGTGGGTCAAGGTTATTTTGTTGGATCTTTGGGCACCCCTTGGCCAGCACTCCCTGGAGCCTTAGTCGGCTAGGGTGGTTGGGGGCCGGGGTGGCCTGGTTCCTAAGGCCTCCACTGATTCTAGCCCTGCCTTCCCCCTGAGGCAGTAGGTTGCCCATTGCTTTTGCTCTGGCCCTTCCTCTGTGAGAGTCAAGGGCCCCGGAAGAGGTGGCAGTCCCTAGGGAATGAAGCTGAAGCCAGAGTTAGgcctgaggaggaagaggagccacTGATGGAGATGCGGCTCCGGGATGCACCTCATCACTTCAATGCAGCGCTGCTGCAGCTGGGCCTCAAGTACCTCTTTGTCCTCGGTATTCAggtgggtgcagagagagagcacggagTTAGTGACCTTTTCTCATGTCTGTACATcacattctttcatgctttgcCAAAACCCTGGGGGAGAGCCTGGACCGAAGTACAGATAAGCAAAATGGTTGCCTAAGGCTGTGGCCTCAAGGGGCTGGCTGTATTGAGACTTGAACTTGGGTCTCCTAAATCCTAGCCTTGGATTGTTTCCTCTCTATAAGCTAGATCT encodes:
- the PIGO gene encoding GPI ethanolamine phosphate transferase 3 isoform X1, which codes for MNSFPATSRMQKISVLLFLAWVCFLFYAGIALFTSGFLLTRLELTNHSSCQEPPGPGSLPWGSQGKPGACWMASRFSRLVLVLIDALRFDFAHPQRSHGPGEPPVSLPFLGKLDSLQRILEIQPHHARLYQSKADPPTTTMQRLKALTTGSLPTFIDAGSNFASYAIVEDNLIKQLASAGRRVVFMGDDTWKDLFPGAFSQAFFFPSFNVRDLHTVDNGILEHLYPTMDSGKWDMLIAHFLGVDHCGHKYGPHHPEMAKKLSQMDQVIQGLVERLENDTLLVVIGDHGMTMTGDHGGDSELEISAALFLYSPKALFPGAPPEEPEIVPQISLVPTLALLLGLPIPFGNIGEVMAELFSEVEDAQPHSSALAQASALHLNAQQVSRFLHAYSAASQDLQITELHRLQNLFSNASADYQRLLQSPQGAEAALQTVITELQQFLRGVRAMCIQSWARFSLGRMAGGAALMAAACFLCLLVSQWATSPGFCFHPFLLIPMACGLAGTIVCAGLLTTTGLRLDPVVLGAMAAVGSLLPFLWKAWAGWGSKRPLEALLPIPGPVLLFLLIRFAAFFSDSFVVAEARATPFLLGSLILLLIAQLHWEGKLLPPKLLTMPRLCFPASTGPPRHSGTYALGLGVGLLLCIRLAGLFHRCPEETPACRSSPWLSPLASMVGGRAKNLWYGACVGALVALLAVVRLWLRRYSNLKSPEPSVLFVRWGLPLMVLGTAAYWALASGADEAPPRLRALVAGASVVLPRAVAVLAASGLMLLLWRPVTVLVKATTGAPRTRTVLTPFSGPPISQADLDYVVPQIYRHMQEEFRGRLERTRSRGPLTVAAYQLGSVYSAAMVTALTLLAFPLLLLHAERVSLVFLLLFLQSFLLLHLLAAGIPITTPGPFTVPWQAVSAWALMATQSFYSMGHQPVFPAIHWHAAFVGFPEGHGSSTWLPALLVGANTFASHLLFAVGCPLLLLWPFLCESQGPRKRWQSLGNEAEARVRPEEEEEPLMEMRLRDAPHHFNAALLQLGLKYLFVLGIQILACALAASILRRHLMVWKVFAPKFIFEAMGFIVSSVGLFLGIALVMRVDGAVSSWFRQLVLAQQR
- the PIGO gene encoding GPI ethanolamine phosphate transferase 3 isoform X2; translation: MQKISVLLFLAWVCFLFYAGIALFTSGFLLTRLELTNHSSCQEPPGPGSLPWGSQGKPGACWMASRFSRLVLVLIDALRFDFAHPQRSHGPGEPPVSLPFLGKLDSLQRILEIQPHHARLYQSKADPPTTTMQRLKALTTGSLPTFIDAGSNFASYAIVEDNLIKQLASAGRRVVFMGDDTWKDLFPGAFSQAFFFPSFNVRDLHTVDNGILEHLYPTMDSGKWDMLIAHFLGVDHCGHKYGPHHPEMAKKLSQMDQVIQGLVERLENDTLLVVIGDHGMTMTGDHGGDSELEISAALFLYSPKALFPGAPPEEPEIVPQISLVPTLALLLGLPIPFGNIGEVMAELFSEVEDAQPHSSALAQASALHLNAQQVSRFLHAYSAASQDLQITELHRLQNLFSNASADYQRLLQSPQGAEAALQTVITELQQFLRGVRAMCIQSWARFSLGRMAGGAALMAAACFLCLLVSQWATSPGFCFHPFLLIPMACGLAGTIVCAGLLTTTGLRLDPVVLGAMAAVGSLLPFLWKAWAGWGSKRPLEALLPIPGPVLLFLLIRFAAFFSDSFVVAEARATPFLLGSLILLLIAQLHWEGKLLPPKLLTMPRLCFPASTGPPRHSGTYALGLGVGLLLCIRLAGLFHRCPEETPACRSSPWLSPLASMVGGRAKNLWYGACVGALVALLAVVRLWLRRYSNLKSPEPSVLFVRWGLPLMVLGTAAYWALASGADEAPPRLRALVAGASVVLPRAVAVLAASGLMLLLWRPVTVLVKATTGAPRTRTVLTPFSGPPISQADLDYVVPQIYRHMQEEFRGRLERTRSRGPLTVAAYQLGSVYSAAMVTALTLLAFPLLLLHAERVSLVFLLLFLQSFLLLHLLAAGIPITTPGPFTVPWQAVSAWALMATQSFYSMGHQPVFPAIHWHAAFVGFPEGHGSSTWLPALLVGANTFASHLLFAVGCPLLLLWPFLCESQGPRKRWQSLGNEAEARVRPEEEEEPLMEMRLRDAPHHFNAALLQLGLKYLFVLGIQILACALAASILRRHLMVWKVFAPKFIFEAMGFIVSSVGLFLGIALVMRVDGAVSSWFRQLVLAQQR